A stretch of Kyrpidia spormannii DNA encodes these proteins:
- the ltrA gene encoding group II intron reverse transcriptase/maturase — MRSREGRRQPKTLNRDCPREEVVKPRGIVGEPSPSPAQSGTSPRGDQGDSLMEKVVARDNMLAALKRVEQNKGAPGVDGIPTENLREQIRAEWPRIREELLAGTYRPQPVRRVEIPKPGGGKRMLGIPTVMDRLIQQALLQVLTPIFDPQFSEASYGFRPGRRAHDAVKKARQYVEEGYEWGVDMDLEKFFDRVNHDILMARVARKVTDKRVLKVIRRYLQAGIMVNGVVMEREEGTPQGGPPRPLLANILLDDLDKELEKRGHKFVRYADDANIYVRSRRAGERVLASVRKFLQERLKLKLNEQKSTVDRPWKLKFLGFSMHKPKAGEIRIRLARQSIDRVKTKIRALTARNTPIAMEERIRRLNTYLGGWIGYFALAETPSIFEEIDGWIRRRLRMCLWKQWKRVRTRYRELRALGLPEWVVHPFANARKGPWRMAHGPMNRALGNAYWQAQGLMSLTERYRRLRQAW, encoded by the coding sequence GTGCGTTCGCGAGAAGGACGAAGACAGCCGAAAACCCTGAACAGGGACTGCCCACGGGAGGAAGTGGTGAAGCCACGGGGGATCGTGGGAGAGCCGAGCCCTTCTCCGGCACAAAGCGGAACCTCACCTCGCGGGGATCAAGGTGACAGCCTGATGGAGAAGGTGGTGGCCAGGGATAACATGCTGGCCGCCCTGAAGCGGGTGGAGCAGAACAAGGGTGCCCCCGGCGTGGACGGCATTCCCACGGAAAACCTCCGGGAACAGATCCGAGCCGAGTGGCCGCGCATCCGGGAAGAACTGCTCGCGGGGACCTACCGACCGCAGCCCGTGCGCCGGGTCGAAATCCCGAAACCCGGGGGAGGCAAGCGGATGCTGGGGATCCCCACCGTGATGGACCGCCTGATCCAACAGGCCCTCCTGCAAGTGCTGACGCCGATCTTTGATCCGCAATTTTCGGAGGCCAGCTACGGTTTCCGCCCCGGAAGAAGGGCCCACGACGCGGTCAAGAAAGCGAGGCAGTATGTGGAAGAAGGATACGAATGGGGCGTGGACATGGACCTGGAAAAGTTCTTTGACCGGGTGAATCATGACATCCTTATGGCCCGGGTAGCCCGGAAGGTCACGGACAAACGAGTGCTCAAGGTTATTCGCCGGTACCTCCAGGCAGGGATCATGGTGAACGGGGTGGTCATGGAAAGGGAGGAAGGGACGCCCCAGGGTGGGCCGCCCCGTCCACTGTTGGCGAATATCCTTCTGGATGACCTGGATAAAGAACTGGAAAAGAGGGGCCACAAGTTCGTCCGGTATGCAGATGATGCCAACATCTACGTTCGAAGCAGACGGGCGGGGGAGAGAGTCTTGGCCAGTGTCCGGAAATTCCTGCAGGAGAGGTTAAAACTCAAGCTCAACGAGCAGAAGAGCACGGTGGACCGACCGTGGAAACTCAAGTTTCTGGGGTTCAGCATGCATAAACCCAAAGCCGGGGAAATCCGAATCCGCCTAGCGAGGCAGTCGATCGACCGGGTCAAGACCAAGATCCGAGCCCTCACGGCGAGGAACACACCGATCGCCATGGAGGAACGAATCCGACGGCTGAACACGTATCTGGGTGGATGGATCGGGTATTTTGCCCTGGCGGAAACGCCGAGCATCTTCGAAGAAATCGATGGATGGATACGGCGGAGGCTGCGGATGTGTCTCTGGAAACAGTGGAAACGGGTGCGGACGCGATACCGTGAACTGCGTGCACTGGGGTTGCCGGAGTGGGTGGTGCACCCATTTGCCAATGCCCGCAAAGGGCCGTGGCGAATGGCCCATGGGCCGATGAACAGAGCCCTGGGCAACGCCTACTGGCAGGCTCAAGGTCTGATGAGTTTAACCGAACGTTACCGAAGGCTTCGTCAAGCTTGGTGA
- the ltrA gene encoding group II intron reverse transcriptase/maturase, translating to MRSREGRRQPKTLNRNCPREEVVKPRGIVGEPSPSPAQSGTSPRGDQGDSLMEKVVARDNMLAALKRVEQNKGSAPGVDGIPTENLREQIRAEWPRIREELLAGTYRPQPVRRVEIPKPGGGKRMLGIPTVMDRLIQQALLQVLTPIFDPQFSEASYGFRPGRRAHDAVKKARQYVEEGYEWGVDMDLEKFFDRVNHDILMARVARKVTDKRVLKVIRRYLQAGIMVNGVVMEREEGTPQGGPPRPLLANILLDDLDKELEKRGHKFVRYADDANIYVRSRRAGERVLASVRKFLQERLKLKLNEQKSTVDRPWKLKFLGFSMHKPKAGEIRIRLARQSIDRVKTKIRALTARNTPIAMEERIRRLNTYLGGWIGYFALAETPSIFEEIDGWIRRRLRMCLWKQWKRVRTRYRELRALGLPEWVVHPFANARKGPWRMAHGPMNRALGNAYWQAQGLMSLTERYRRLRQAW from the coding sequence GTGCGTTCGCGAGAAGGACGAAGACAGCCGAAAACCCTGAACAGGAACTGCCCACGGGAGGAAGTGGTGAAGCCACGGGGGATCGTGGGAGAGCCGAGCCCTTCTCCGGCACAAAGCGGAACCTCACCTCGCGGGGATCAAGGTGACAGCCTGATGGAGAAGGTGGTGGCCAGGGATAACATGCTGGCCGCCCTGAAGCGGGTGGAGCAGAACAAGGGCAGTGCCCCCGGCGTGGACGGCATTCCCACGGAAAACCTCCGGGAACAGATCCGAGCCGAGTGGCCGCGCATCCGGGAAGAACTGCTCGCGGGGACCTACCGACCGCAGCCCGTGCGCCGGGTCGAAATCCCGAAACCCGGGGGAGGCAAGCGGATGCTGGGGATCCCCACCGTGATGGACCGCCTGATCCAACAGGCCCTCCTGCAAGTGCTGACGCCGATCTTTGATCCGCAATTTTCGGAGGCCAGCTACGGTTTCCGCCCCGGAAGAAGGGCCCACGACGCGGTCAAGAAGGCGAGGCAGTATGTGGAAGAAGGATACGAATGGGGCGTGGACATGGACCTGGAAAAGTTCTTTGACCGGGTGAATCATGACATCCTTATGGCCCGGGTAGCCCGGAAGGTCACGGACAAACGAGTGCTCAAGGTTATTCGCCGGTACCTCCAGGCAGGGATCATGGTGAACGGGGTGGTCATGGAAAGGGAGGAAGGGACGCCCCAGGGTGGGCCGCCCCGTCCACTGTTGGCGAATATCCTTCTGGATGACCTGGATAAAGAACTGGAAAAGAGGGGCCACAAATTCGTCCGGTATGCAGATGATGCCAACATCTACGTTCGAAGCAGACGGGCGGGGGAGAGAGTCTTGGCCAGTGTCCGGAAATTCCTGCAGGAGAGGTTAAAACTCAAGCTCAACGAGCAGAAGAGCACGGTGGACCGACCGTGGAAACTCAAGTTTCTGGGGTTCAGCATGCATAAACCCAAAGCCGGGGAAATCCGAATCCGCCTAGCGAGGCAGTCGATCGACCGGGTCAAGACCAAGATCCGAGCCCTCACGGCGAGGAACACACCGATCGCCATGGAGGAACGAATCCGACGGCTGAACACGTATCTGGGTGGATGGATCGGGTATTTTGCCCTGGCGGAAACGCCGAGCATCTTCGAAGAAATCGATGGATGGATACGGCGGAGGCTGCGGATGTGTCTCTGGAAACAGTGGAAACGGGTGCGGACGCGATACCGTGAACTGCGTGCACTGGGGTTGCCGGAGTGGGTGGTGCACCCATTTGCCAATGCCCGCAAAGGGCCGTGGCGAATGGCCCATGGGCCGATGAACAGAGCCCTGGGCAACGCCTACTGGCAGGCTCAAGGTCTGATGAGTTTAACCGAACGTTACCGAAGGCTTCGTCAAGCTTGGTGA
- a CDS encoding urease accessory protein UreD, producing MERRVHGVWRGTAAVRGGRTVLADSYQQAPLKVAKPFYAEDGTMVIYLMDASPGLLGGDRYEIACALGPGARLFLTTQSSCRLHPGAEEAESVLIQRFRVERGAVLEYFPDPVVPFAGSRHRGETVLEVAAGGVALVAETVTPGRWGMGEVFRFADLRLQTSIYCDGVWTAWDSLWIEPAGMPMGTAWGEFTHMATLWVVSDQLGEEEIELLREVTEAGEEEIYGGVSRLERGGCVLRALSRSVRPLQAWVYRVREVLRPCLIGSPAWPVRKPGSI from the coding sequence ATGGAGCGGCGGGTCCACGGAGTGTGGCGGGGGACGGCGGCGGTGCGCGGGGGCCGGACGGTGCTTGCCGACAGTTACCAACAGGCGCCGCTGAAGGTGGCGAAACCGTTCTACGCCGAGGACGGAACCATGGTGATTTACCTTATGGACGCGTCCCCGGGTCTTTTGGGCGGCGATCGGTACGAGATCGCGTGCGCCTTGGGTCCCGGGGCGCGCCTCTTTTTGACCACCCAATCGTCCTGCCGCCTCCACCCCGGGGCCGAAGAGGCGGAGAGCGTGCTCATTCAGCGGTTCCGGGTGGAACGGGGCGCCGTTTTGGAATATTTTCCCGACCCGGTGGTGCCCTTTGCCGGGTCTCGCCACCGCGGAGAGACGGTGCTGGAAGTGGCTGCGGGAGGAGTCGCCTTGGTGGCGGAAACGGTGACGCCGGGGCGGTGGGGAATGGGGGAGGTGTTTCGGTTTGCGGACTTGCGCCTGCAAACGTCCATTTATTGCGATGGGGTGTGGACGGCGTGGGATTCGCTGTGGATAGAACCGGCCGGGATGCCGATGGGTACCGCCTGGGGGGAGTTTACCCACATGGCCACGCTGTGGGTGGTGTCCGATCAGTTGGGAGAGGAGGAAATCGAACTTCTTCGGGAAGTGACGGAGGCCGGTGAGGAGGAGATTTACGGTGGCGTGTCCCGCCTGGAGCGAGGGGGCTGTGTCCTTCGTGCCCTGAGCCGGTCGGTGCGGCCGTTGCAGGCATGGGTGTACCGTGTCAGGGAAGTTCTGCGGCCGTGTTTGATCGGCAGTCCGGCTTGGCCGGTGCGGAAGCCGGGATCTATTTGA
- the ureG gene encoding urease accessory protein UreG → MCQGHDHHHHEWRHRSFAGGRPMRVGVGGPVGSGKTALVEKLCAELKNTYSVAVITNDIYTKEDAEILVRTGVLPGERIIGVETGGCPHTAIREDASMNMDAVEELEKRFPDLDMIFIESGGDNLAAAFSPELADLFIYVIDVAQGDKIPRKGGPGVRQSDLLVINKIDLAPYVGASLDVMDRDSRAMRGDRPFVFTNLMKNVGVADIARWLADQYHRAEAAG, encoded by the coding sequence GTGTGTCAAGGTCATGATCATCATCATCACGAGTGGCGGCATCGGAGTTTTGCCGGCGGCAGGCCGATGCGGGTGGGGGTCGGAGGGCCGGTGGGATCCGGAAAGACGGCTTTGGTGGAAAAATTGTGCGCGGAGCTGAAAAATACTTACAGTGTGGCGGTAATTACGAATGATATTTATACGAAAGAGGATGCGGAGATTCTGGTCCGAACCGGCGTTCTTCCCGGGGAGCGCATCATTGGGGTGGAGACGGGAGGTTGTCCGCACACCGCCATCCGGGAGGACGCTTCGATGAACATGGATGCCGTAGAAGAATTGGAGAAGCGTTTTCCGGATCTGGATATGATTTTCATCGAGAGCGGCGGAGACAATCTCGCGGCGGCTTTCAGTCCGGAATTGGCCGATCTGTTCATTTACGTCATCGATGTGGCTCAGGGGGACAAAATTCCCCGGAAGGGCGGCCCAGGGGTGCGACAGTCGGACCTCCTGGTGATCAATAAGATCGACCTGGCTCCGTACGTCGGCGCGAGCCTGGATGTGATGGACCGGGATTCCCGGGCGATGCGGGGCGACCGGCCGTTCGTGTTCACGAATTTGATGAAAAATGTCGGGGTGGCGGATATCGCCCGCTGGCTGGCCGATCAGTATCACAGGGCCGAGGCGGCCGGCTGA
- a CDS encoding potassium channel family protein, with protein sequence MDGESGPKRRSNETAGVFGEAWQTIRTSSIFVKTVGTLLLTAVLLLSLTPVVAVIPFRAGLGALIIGFWALGLAVVAYHNWPLSMGLSAVHVVLLLHLNGSRLFSDAAANFSSTGLLLILSSIMYVELLVLMIYYAYKISLQRRPRPLAEHPWAGLLFRLDLTLYRLRILVIPVLYVVIVIVTILTFGQIYNDLISFTPNNMIYFSTGETIDPWDTVYFSSVTFFTIGYGDIIPQGRLLKLFVQLEMVIGHLINVFYGAILLNFVVTNIARPRRDN encoded by the coding sequence GTGGACGGCGAGAGCGGACCAAAGCGACGGAGCAACGAGACCGCCGGCGTGTTCGGCGAGGCGTGGCAAACCATACGGACATCTTCCATTTTCGTCAAAACGGTGGGCACACTGCTTCTGACGGCGGTGCTGTTGCTCTCCCTCACGCCGGTCGTGGCCGTCATTCCGTTTCGGGCGGGGTTGGGGGCGCTGATCATCGGGTTTTGGGCGCTGGGGCTGGCGGTGGTCGCGTACCACAACTGGCCTCTGTCCATGGGCCTGTCCGCCGTTCATGTGGTCCTGTTGCTCCATCTCAACGGAAGCCGACTCTTTTCTGACGCCGCCGCCAACTTCTCGTCCACCGGACTGCTGCTCATCCTCAGTTCAATAATGTACGTGGAACTGTTGGTCCTCATGATCTATTACGCTTACAAAATCAGTTTACAGCGGCGCCCTCGTCCCCTGGCGGAACATCCTTGGGCCGGGCTGTTGTTCCGCCTTGATCTGACCTTGTACAGGCTCCGGATTCTCGTCATCCCGGTGCTCTACGTCGTGATTGTGATCGTCACCATCCTGACCTTTGGCCAGATTTACAACGATCTCATCTCTTTCACGCCAAACAACATGATCTATTTCAGCACCGGAGAAACCATCGACCCTTGGGACACGGTCTATTTTAGCTCGGTGACCTTTTTTACCATTGGCTACGGGGACATCATTCCCCAGGGGCGCCTTTTGAAGCTGTTCGTCCAACTCGAAATGGTGATCGGCCACCTCATCAACGTGTTTTACGGCGCCATACTCCTCAACTTTGTGGTCACCAACATCGCTCGCCCCCGCCGGGACAACTAA
- a CDS encoding long-chain fatty acid--CoA ligase, translated as MYGTMMDTPLLLTSFLEHAGIYFGDVEIVSRRPDKSYHRYRYRDFYHRSRQLAEALQRAGLRRGDRVATLMWNHYAHLEAYFGIPAAGGVLHTLNLRLHPDDIAYIMNHAEDRFLLVDDVLVPLFEQVKDRVGVERVFVVPLSRQKIPDGYESYEEFLATASGDFQYPDLDEREAAGMCYTSGTTGKPKGVVYSHRALVLHSLASAMAGAVGIAQEDTVTPVVPMFHANAWGLPFTSVMVGAKQVFPGPHLDPVSLLELYEAEQVTVTAGVPTIWLGIVQELEREPERWRLQPMRMLVGGAAAPEGMIRAFDRFGLKVVHGWGMTETSPVATLGHVKSTLSHFSEDERYAFRAKQGYALPLLDLRIVGEHGVAPWDGQTMGELQIRGPWVAASYYNRPESADSFTEDGWFRTGDIAVIDPEGYVKITDRAKDLIKSGGEWISSLDLENALMGHPAVAEAAVFAVPHPKWQERPVAAVVLKRGADAGEEELREYLAARFAKWWLPDGFVFLDEIPRTSAGKFLKSKLREQFKDWYPRNVPDAAQ; from the coding sequence ATGTACGGCACCATGATGGATACCCCCCTTTTGTTGACGTCGTTTCTGGAGCATGCCGGGATCTACTTCGGGGATGTAGAAATCGTGTCGAGGAGACCAGACAAGTCGTATCACCGGTATCGTTACCGGGATTTCTACCACCGGAGCCGGCAGTTAGCCGAAGCGTTACAAAGAGCGGGACTGCGGCGGGGTGACCGGGTGGCGACGTTGATGTGGAACCATTACGCCCATTTGGAGGCGTATTTTGGTATACCCGCCGCGGGAGGGGTGCTGCACACGTTAAATCTGCGGCTGCATCCCGACGACATCGCCTACATTATGAACCATGCGGAAGACCGGTTCCTTCTCGTGGACGACGTCCTAGTACCCTTGTTCGAACAAGTCAAGGATCGGGTTGGGGTGGAACGGGTTTTCGTGGTTCCCCTAAGTCGTCAAAAGATTCCGGATGGTTACGAGAGCTATGAGGAGTTTTTGGCGACGGCAAGTGGGGATTTTCAATACCCGGATTTGGATGAACGCGAGGCGGCGGGGATGTGCTACACCTCCGGGACCACGGGGAAACCGAAGGGGGTCGTATACTCCCACCGGGCGCTGGTCCTTCATTCTCTGGCCAGCGCTATGGCGGGGGCTGTGGGCATAGCCCAAGAAGATACCGTGACTCCGGTGGTGCCGATGTTCCACGCCAACGCCTGGGGACTGCCTTTTACCTCGGTGATGGTGGGGGCCAAGCAAGTTTTTCCAGGTCCCCATCTCGATCCGGTGAGCCTGCTTGAGCTCTACGAGGCGGAGCAGGTGACGGTGACGGCCGGAGTGCCGACGATTTGGCTGGGGATCGTGCAAGAATTGGAGCGGGAACCGGAGAGATGGAGGCTTCAGCCCATGCGCATGTTGGTGGGCGGGGCGGCGGCGCCGGAGGGGATGATCCGGGCTTTCGACCGTTTCGGGCTCAAGGTGGTGCACGGCTGGGGAATGACCGAAACGAGCCCGGTGGCGACCCTGGGCCATGTAAAATCCACGTTGTCACACTTCAGCGAGGATGAACGATACGCCTTTCGGGCCAAACAAGGCTATGCCCTTCCGTTGCTCGATCTGCGGATCGTGGGCGAACACGGCGTGGCGCCTTGGGATGGCCAGACGATGGGCGAGCTCCAGATCCGGGGGCCTTGGGTGGCGGCGTCTTATTACAATCGCCCGGAGAGCGCCGACAGTTTTACCGAGGACGGCTGGTTCCGCACCGGGGACATCGCCGTCATCGATCCGGAAGGGTATGTGAAGATCACCGACCGGGCCAAGGATTTGATCAAATCCGGCGGCGAGTGGATCAGCTCTCTCGACCTGGAGAATGCCCTCATGGGTCATCCGGCGGTGGCCGAAGCAGCGGTCTTCGCGGTTCCCCATCCAAAATGGCAGGAGCGCCCCGTGGCGGCGGTTGTGTTGAAGCGGGGGGCCGACGCAGGGGAGGAAGAACTGCGGGAATACTTGGCGGCCCGATTTGCGAAATGGTGGCTGCCGGACGGCTTTGTGTTTTTGGATGAGATTCCGAGGACTTCAGCGGGGAAGTTCCTGAAGTCGAAATTAAGGGAACAATTTAAGGATTGGTATCCCCGAAACGTGCCGGACGCGGCGCAATGA
- a CDS encoding urease accessory protein UreF, with amino-acid sequence MRLDLRGLPLLDSAFPTGAFAHSFGLETAVREGRVSGPGELRRWLEASVWAGTGRTDGVGVFCAHAVVSGGGLTSPGSLGEERLQEVDRRLTLIRLARESREGSVKIGRRYVRLAEAVYPEAGIERYRRWIEEGGCFGQAPVVHGWLWAHLGGGAEDAVAGYLYAGVVGVVQCALRLSVVGQTDAQRTIRDLLPDVEAVAGEIVRLRPEPWQMGAACVFQEVAGIRHETLYSRLFMS; translated from the coding sequence ATGCGTCTCGATCTGCGGGGGCTGCCTCTGTTGGATTCCGCATTTCCCACCGGCGCGTTCGCCCACTCGTTCGGCCTGGAGACCGCGGTGCGGGAAGGCCGCGTGTCCGGTCCGGGGGAGCTGCGCAGATGGCTGGAGGCGTCGGTGTGGGCGGGAACCGGTCGGACCGACGGGGTGGGGGTGTTTTGTGCCCACGCCGTCGTGTCGGGAGGCGGACTCACCTCCCCGGGCTCGCTCGGAGAGGAGCGCCTCCAGGAGGTGGACCGGCGTCTCACTCTCATCCGGCTGGCGCGGGAATCCCGGGAAGGGAGTGTGAAGATCGGTCGGCGGTATGTTCGACTGGCGGAAGCGGTGTACCCGGAAGCCGGCATCGAAAGGTACCGGAGATGGATTGAAGAAGGGGGGTGCTTCGGCCAGGCCCCGGTGGTCCACGGATGGTTGTGGGCGCATCTCGGCGGCGGGGCCGAGGACGCCGTGGCGGGGTATCTGTATGCCGGGGTGGTCGGGGTGGTCCAATGCGCGCTCCGCCTGTCGGTGGTGGGCCAGACCGACGCCCAGAGGACGATTCGGGATCTTTTGCCCGATGTGGAGGCGGTGGCGGGGGAGATCGTTCGGCTCCGTCCGGAACCCTGGCAGATGGGGGCGGCGTGTGTGTTTCAAGAGGTGGCGGGAATTCGCCACGAGACGCTGTATTCCAGGCTGTTCATGTCGTGA
- the ureC gene encoding urease subunit alpha, with the protein MNPGELFLRPDVIRINEGRRMVTITVVHRGDRPIQVGSHFHFYEVNEALDFDREKAWGMRLNIPAGTAVRFEPGEEKQVTLVEFGGTREVYGHRGRVNGPAGGADGSPTPGGGLVMTREAYAGMFGPTVGDRVRLADTELVVEVEKDFTVYGDECKFGGGKVLRDGMGQSARALRRDGVLDLVITNALVIDHWGIVKGDIGIKNGRIVGVGKAGNPDTMDGVRPDMIVGASTEVVAGEGCIVTAGGIDTHIHFICPQQVEVALASGITTMIGGGTGPATGTNATTCTPGAWNIHRMLEAAEGFPVNLGFLGKGNASTEAALDEQILAGAAGLKLHEDWGSTPAAIDACLRAADRHDVQVAIHTDTLNEAGFVETTIAAIAGRTIHTYHTEGAGGGHAPDIIRLAGEANVLPSSTNPTRPFTVNTIDEHLDMLMVCHHLDSRIPEDVAFADSRIRPETIAAEDILHDIGALSMMSSDSQAMGRVGEVILRTWQTADKMKRQRGRLPEERGDNDNERVKRYIAKYTINPAITHGIADYVGSVEPGKWADLVLWKPAFFGVKPELVIKGGMIVHAAMGDAGASIPTPQPVFGRPMFAAFGAAAPGRCFTFVSRAAWEAGIRDRLGLRREVVPVKNCRNLGKKDMVNNSATPRIEVNPETYQVWVDGVLAACEPIRTVSMGQRYFLF; encoded by the coding sequence ATGAATCCGGGGGAATTGTTCCTGCGTCCCGACGTCATCCGGATCAACGAGGGGCGGCGGATGGTGACGATCACCGTGGTCCATCGGGGCGATCGCCCCATCCAGGTGGGGTCGCATTTTCATTTTTACGAAGTGAACGAGGCGCTCGATTTCGATCGGGAAAAAGCCTGGGGAATGCGGCTGAACATCCCCGCCGGGACGGCGGTGCGTTTCGAGCCCGGGGAGGAGAAACAGGTCACCCTGGTGGAATTCGGCGGGACCCGGGAGGTGTACGGCCATCGCGGGCGTGTGAACGGTCCTGCCGGGGGAGCCGACGGCTCCCCGACCCCGGGAGGGGGGCTGGTGATGACCCGGGAGGCGTATGCGGGGATGTTCGGACCCACGGTCGGTGATCGGGTTCGTTTGGCCGATACCGAGTTGGTCGTCGAAGTGGAAAAAGATTTTACCGTGTACGGCGATGAATGCAAGTTTGGCGGGGGGAAGGTGCTGCGGGACGGGATGGGACAGTCGGCCAGGGCGCTCCGCCGGGACGGCGTCCTCGATCTCGTGATCACCAACGCCCTGGTCATCGACCACTGGGGCATTGTCAAAGGGGACATCGGGATCAAAAATGGGCGGATCGTCGGAGTGGGAAAGGCGGGAAACCCGGACACCATGGACGGGGTGCGCCCGGACATGATTGTCGGCGCTTCCACTGAAGTGGTGGCGGGGGAAGGGTGCATCGTGACTGCGGGCGGGATTGATACCCACATCCATTTCATTTGTCCGCAACAAGTGGAGGTCGCCCTGGCTTCGGGAATCACGACGATGATCGGAGGCGGGACCGGGCCGGCCACGGGCACCAATGCCACCACCTGTACCCCGGGGGCGTGGAACATTCATCGCATGTTGGAAGCGGCGGAGGGTTTCCCCGTCAATCTCGGCTTTCTAGGCAAAGGCAACGCCTCGACCGAGGCCGCCTTGGACGAGCAGATCCTGGCCGGGGCGGCCGGGCTGAAGCTTCACGAAGATTGGGGATCCACCCCGGCGGCCATCGACGCGTGCCTTCGGGCGGCGGACCGGCATGACGTGCAGGTTGCGATCCATACAGACACCTTGAACGAGGCGGGGTTTGTGGAGACGACCATTGCGGCCATCGCCGGGCGGACGATTCACACGTATCACACCGAAGGGGCCGGCGGCGGCCACGCTCCGGACATCATTCGCCTGGCGGGCGAGGCGAATGTCCTGCCGTCCTCGACGAATCCCACCCGGCCGTTTACGGTGAACACCATCGATGAACACCTGGATATGCTCATGGTCTGCCACCATTTGGACAGCCGGATCCCCGAAGATGTGGCTTTTGCCGATTCGCGCATTCGCCCGGAGACCATCGCGGCCGAGGATATTCTTCACGACATCGGAGCGCTGAGCATGATGAGCTCCGACTCCCAGGCCATGGGAAGGGTGGGCGAGGTGATTCTCCGGACCTGGCAGACGGCGGACAAAATGAAGCGACAGCGGGGCCGCCTTCCGGAAGAACGGGGCGACAACGACAATGAGCGGGTGAAGCGTTACATTGCGAAATACACCATCAACCCGGCCATCACCCACGGGATCGCCGATTACGTGGGTTCGGTGGAACCGGGCAAATGGGCGGATCTCGTGCTTTGGAAACCGGCTTTTTTCGGGGTGAAACCGGAACTGGTGATCAAAGGCGGGATGATCGTCCATGCCGCCATGGGAGATGCGGGTGCGTCGATTCCCACGCCCCAGCCGGTGTTCGGCCGGCCGATGTTCGCGGCGTTCGGGGCGGCCGCCCCGGGTCGATGTTTTACCTTCGTGTCCAGAGCGGCTTGGGAGGCGGGCATTCGGGATCGGTTGGGATTGCGCCGGGAGGTGGTTCCGGTGAAGAACTGTCGAAACCTAGGAAAAAAGGATATGGTGAACAACTCCGCCACGCCCCGGATCGAGGTGAATCCGGAAACCTATCAGGTTTGGGTGGACGGTGTCCTGGCGGCGTGTGAACCGATCCGGACCGTCTCCATGGGTCAGCGGTATTTTCTTTTTTGA
- the ftsE gene encoding cell division ATP-binding protein FtsE, with amino-acid sequence MIEMHDVWKTYPNGATALQGIDIRIDRGEFVYVVGPSGAGKSTFVKLMYRAERPTKGQIFVNGFNIDRMRERRIPYLRRHIGVVFQDFKLLPQLTAAENVAFALEVIEMPRRQIRRRVADVMELVGLSHKMHARPNELSGGEQQRVAVARALVNNPVVLIADEPTGNLDPETSWEILRLLEKINDRGTTVVMATHNRDIVNTRKKRVIAIEQGRIVRDEERGVYGL; translated from the coding sequence ATGATCGAGATGCACGATGTATGGAAGACGTACCCGAACGGTGCGACGGCCCTTCAAGGCATCGATATCCGGATCGACCGGGGGGAATTTGTATACGTGGTCGGACCGAGCGGCGCCGGAAAGTCGACCTTCGTCAAGTTGATGTACCGGGCGGAGAGGCCGACGAAAGGGCAGATTTTCGTGAACGGTTTCAATATCGACCGCATGAGGGAGCGGCGCATTCCTTATCTGCGCCGCCATATTGGCGTTGTGTTCCAGGACTTCAAATTGCTTCCACAGCTGACGGCGGCGGAAAACGTGGCCTTCGCCCTGGAAGTGATCGAGATGCCCCGGCGGCAGATTCGACGTCGAGTGGCGGATGTGATGGAGCTGGTGGGGCTGTCCCACAAGATGCACGCCCGGCCTAATGAGCTCTCCGGAGGGGAACAGCAGCGGGTGGCGGTGGCCCGGGCTCTGGTGAATAATCCGGTGGTGCTCATTGCGGACGAGCCCACGGGAAACCTGGATCCGGAAACGTCCTGGGAGATTCTTCGCTTGCTGGAAAAGATCAATGACCGCGGAACTACGGTGGTCATGGCGACGCACAACCGGGATATTGTGAACACCCGCAAAAAGCGCGTGATCGCCATTGAGCAAGGCCGGATCGTCCGTGACGAGGAGCGGGGGGTTTACGGATTATGA